From the genome of Nitrosomonas sp., one region includes:
- a CDS encoding sigma 54-interacting transcriptional regulator: MNNNPLSELTPIFFLQTFILELIHASEQQGQKHCEQLIEHIAQTVGCFFEETYRENTHKSEQFDNESYTELILGIKNNIGGKFSLVSSDQDCITVTNSRCPFGEQVTKFPELCRMTSSVFGGIAARNFGYAKVDIKKSIARQDGRCDVCIYTNPQAAKGHAGMEYTDTTPVKEINDANELQCRIETSMQRLWQKQNRLISEKHQPPAIIAKSPMMQEILQSIEVIAPTLATVLIQGQTGVGKELIARAIHAMSNRSHKPFIAINCGAIPESLIESTLFGHEKGAFTGAIEVHQGYFERSEGGTLFLDEVDSLSPAAQTRLLRVIQEAELERVGGKQTLAVDVRIISATNQNLESLVKQDMFRNDLYYRINVVRLSIPPLVERSEDLPYLVQLIIQRLNKRYNKQVKSVSREVMQKIRAYHWPGNVRELENILERSILFVSGKEMTELDIELRTETKSIGEWKDEKEHALTKIEKSFLESALKQHHGNIKRVSENMGISSRAIYTKLKKHNINLADFRPLD, translated from the coding sequence ATGAACAACAATCCTCTTTCTGAGTTAACGCCGATATTTTTTTTGCAAACTTTCATTCTTGAACTGATACATGCCAGCGAACAACAGGGACAAAAGCATTGTGAACAGTTGATTGAGCATATAGCCCAAACGGTAGGATGCTTTTTTGAAGAAACTTATCGAGAAAATACTCATAAAAGTGAACAGTTCGATAATGAGAGCTATACCGAACTGATACTTGGTATCAAAAACAATATCGGTGGGAAATTCTCACTAGTCTCCAGTGATCAGGACTGTATTACAGTTACCAACTCTCGCTGTCCTTTTGGCGAACAAGTCACCAAGTTTCCTGAATTATGCAGGATGACTTCCAGCGTATTTGGAGGCATCGCAGCCAGAAACTTTGGTTATGCCAAAGTTGATATCAAAAAAAGTATTGCTCGCCAGGATGGCAGATGTGATGTATGTATTTACACCAATCCACAGGCAGCAAAAGGGCATGCTGGCATGGAATATACTGATACAACACCAGTCAAGGAAATTAACGATGCAAATGAATTACAGTGCCGAATTGAAACTAGTATGCAAAGGCTTTGGCAGAAACAAAATAGGCTAATATCAGAAAAACATCAGCCTCCTGCAATTATCGCAAAATCACCAATGATGCAGGAAATACTGCAATCAATCGAGGTTATTGCCCCTACCTTGGCAACGGTTCTGATTCAAGGCCAAACAGGTGTAGGTAAAGAGCTGATAGCACGTGCCATTCATGCGATGAGCAATCGTTCCCATAAACCATTCATCGCCATTAATTGCGGCGCAATTCCAGAAAGCCTGATTGAAAGTACCTTGTTTGGACATGAAAAAGGCGCTTTCACAGGAGCCATAGAAGTACACCAAGGCTATTTTGAACGATCTGAAGGCGGTACTTTGTTTTTGGATGAAGTCGATTCGCTGTCGCCAGCAGCACAAACCAGATTGCTTCGTGTGATCCAGGAAGCAGAGTTGGAGAGGGTTGGCGGCAAGCAAACTTTGGCGGTTGATGTGAGAATCATCTCAGCAACAAATCAGAATTTGGAAAGTCTTGTTAAGCAGGATATGTTCCGCAATGACCTATACTATCGCATCAATGTAGTGCGTTTAAGTATTCCTCCTTTGGTCGAGCGATCAGAAGACTTGCCTTATCTTGTGCAATTGATCATTCAGCGATTGAACAAGCGATATAACAAACAGGTTAAATCAGTAAGCCGTGAAGTTATGCAGAAAATCCGCGCCTATCATTGGCCAGGCAATGTCCGTGAGTTGGAAAACATTCTAGAGCGTAGCATCTTGTTTGTTAGTGGAAAAGAAATGACTGAACTGGATATAGAGCTTCGAACTGAAACAAAAAGCATTGGTGAATGGAAAGACGAAAAAGAACATGCTCTTACTAAAATTGAAAAATCATTTCTAGAATCAGCTCTGAAGCAACATCACGGAAATATAAAAAGAGTTTCCGAAAATATGGGAATTTCATCACGTGCAATTTACACCAAACTAAAAAAACATAATATTAACTTGGCAGATTTTCGTCCTCTTGATTGA
- a CDS encoding IS256 family transposase — protein MTDNNVFKLNKPEQNDPLHEVLREGARKMLAAAIESEVASFVERYGGIKTDEGQKAVVRNGYLPERTIQTGLGDIEIKVPKVRDRSGTGIKFNSSLIPPYLKRTKNIEEFLPWLYLRGVSTGDFTETLKHLLGPDAPGMSSATIGRLKQNWEQDYQNWTRRDLSGKRYVYVWADGIYSTVRMDDRLCLLVIIGSDETGRKELLALSDGYRESEASWTEVLMDLKQRGLEKAPRLAVGDGALGFWKAVAKCWPDTDQQRCWVHKTANVLEKLPKAMQPKVKEALHNIWQAETREKAYAAFDNCIECFSPKYPKAMQCLEKDKDSMLAFYDYPAENWQHIRTTNPVESVFATVRLRTAKTKNCGSRTTTLTMAFKLMEVAQKKWFRLRGYKLLADVIKGAKFVDGVKQNGDQKQQAT, from the coding sequence ATGACAGATAATAATGTTTTTAAGCTGAATAAACCAGAACAAAATGATCCGTTACATGAAGTACTCCGGGAAGGCGCACGTAAAATGTTGGCGGCGGCGATAGAATCAGAGGTGGCAAGTTTTGTTGAGAGATATGGCGGTATAAAAACCGATGAGGGCCAAAAGGCGGTTGTCAGAAATGGCTATCTGCCTGAACGTACCATTCAAACGGGGCTTGGAGATATTGAAATCAAGGTACCGAAAGTACGAGACCGTTCCGGCACCGGCATCAAATTTAACAGCAGTCTGATACCTCCCTATTTGAAGCGTACTAAAAACATTGAAGAATTCTTACCCTGGTTATATCTGAGGGGTGTTTCTACGGGAGATTTTACTGAGACGCTAAAACACCTGCTGGGGCCGGATGCGCCGGGAATGTCGTCTGCGACGATTGGTCGTTTAAAGCAGAACTGGGAACAGGATTATCAAAACTGGACGCGCCGCGACCTGAGTGGCAAGCGGTATGTTTATGTCTGGGCTGATGGCATCTACAGCACGGTAAGAATGGATGACCGGTTATGTCTTCTGGTGATTATCGGCTCTGATGAAACGGGGCGTAAAGAATTGCTGGCATTGTCTGATGGTTATCGTGAGTCTGAAGCGAGTTGGACGGAAGTATTAATGGACCTGAAACAGCGTGGCCTTGAAAAAGCGCCCAGACTGGCTGTCGGTGACGGTGCACTGGGATTCTGGAAAGCTGTTGCCAAATGTTGGCCAGATACCGATCAGCAGCGTTGCTGGGTACATAAAACTGCCAATGTGCTGGAAAAACTGCCCAAGGCCATGCAACCCAAGGTTAAGGAAGCACTGCACAATATCTGGCAGGCAGAAACACGGGAAAAAGCGTATGCAGCATTTGATAACTGTATTGAGTGTTTCAGCCCGAAATATCCAAAAGCGATGCAGTGCCTGGAAAAGGATAAAGACTCCATGCTGGCCTTCTATGATTACCCTGCAGAAAACTGGCAACACATTAGAACAACCAACCCGGTCGAGTCTGTCTTTGCAACGGTTCGGCTGAGAACAGCCAAAACTAAAAACTGTGGAAGTCGGACGACAACTTTAACGATGGCGTTCAAACTGATGGAAGTAGCACAGAAAAAATGGTTCCGGCTGAGGGGTTATAAATTGTTAGCGGATGTCATCAAAGGTGCAAAATTCGTTGACGGCGTTAAACAAAATGGGGATCAAAAACAGCAGGCCACTTGA
- a CDS encoding zinc ribbon domain-containing protein, whose amino-acid sequence MPTYDYLCIQCKRKFEARHSINAPKPYCPACGSAAEKVILSAPAMHGNMTRGRDLAVRSLQPKTDQTSHAHAPGCECRHH is encoded by the coding sequence ATGCCAACTTATGACTACTTGTGTATACAATGCAAACGCAAATTTGAAGCGCGCCATTCGATCAATGCACCCAAACCGTATTGTCCGGCATGTGGGAGCGCGGCAGAAAAAGTGATTCTTTCTGCTCCTGCGATGCATGGCAACATGACCCGTGGCCGTGATCTGGCAGTACGCTCGTTGCAACCAAAAACTGATCAGACAAGTCATGCACACGCACCTGGGTGCGAATGTCGACATCATTAA
- a CDS encoding arsenic resistance protein encodes MSVIDLYHNKVFLRMKNVRASLEEHQVLIYFLAIASGALLGIIVSGSASIETAINPALAVMLFATFLQTPLAEIGVALRNVRFIGALVVTNFVAIPVVVAGLVQLLPNDPMLHLAVLFVLLTPCIDYVITFTHLGRGNARLLLAMTPILLVFQILLLPVYLQLILSGDVSQLVDPDPFLHAFCWLIVAPLILAGVIQTFFRPRHALCYYVNILPVPATALVLFVVLASVTPQIGLAQSSALRAVPIYLSFAIVAPVMGYLIARGFRLESTSVCAVSFSSSYRNSLVILPLAFAIPGGVPILPAVILMQTIIELCFLPIYVRWIPRMALVQTGGSTGIGN; translated from the coding sequence GTGAGTGTTATCGATCTCTACCATAATAAGGTATTTCTCAGAATGAAAAACGTAAGAGCCTCACTTGAAGAGCACCAAGTTTTGATTTATTTCCTGGCCATTGCGAGTGGCGCACTACTAGGTATAATAGTTTCCGGCTCGGCATCTATCGAAACAGCAATCAATCCCGCTTTGGCCGTGATGCTATTTGCGACCTTCCTGCAAACACCGCTCGCTGAGATTGGAGTCGCGTTGCGCAACGTGCGGTTCATTGGAGCGCTAGTCGTGACCAATTTCGTCGCCATACCTGTGGTTGTTGCCGGATTGGTGCAATTACTTCCAAACGATCCAATGCTTCACTTAGCGGTTCTGTTCGTCCTTCTAACACCTTGCATCGACTACGTGATCACATTTACTCATCTCGGTCGAGGGAACGCACGCCTACTTTTGGCGATGACGCCGATTCTCCTTGTATTTCAGATATTATTGTTGCCCGTCTACCTGCAATTGATATTGAGTGGTGATGTATCGCAACTCGTCGACCCCGACCCTTTCCTTCATGCCTTCTGTTGGTTGATCGTCGCACCACTGATTCTGGCTGGAGTGATTCAAACATTCTTTCGACCACGGCATGCGCTCTGCTATTATGTCAACATCCTCCCGGTTCCTGCAACCGCACTTGTGCTCTTTGTTGTCCTGGCTTCTGTTACGCCACAGATCGGATTAGCACAAAGCTCCGCTTTGCGCGCTGTACCAATCTATCTGTCTTTTGCCATCGTAGCTCCTGTGATGGGGTATTTGATTGCGCGTGGATTTCGGCTTGAGTCGACGTCCGTGTGTGCCGTGTCATTTTCCTCTTCGTATCGGAACTCTCTCGTCATCTTGCCACTTGCCTTCGCTATACCTGGCGGCGTACCGATACTTCCAGCGGTCATCTTGATGCAAACGATCATCGAGCTTTGTTTTCTGCCTATATACGTTCGATGGATTCCGCGGATGGCTCTGGTTCAGACAGGTGGCTCGACAGGCATAGGTAACTAA
- a CDS encoding LysR family transcriptional regulator, with protein MEFLNDMALFVEVVKAKSFRGAADIIGMPNSTLSRRISMLEKAIGLRLLHRTTRKIELTEAGQIYYERCKRIVNEAKLAHEQLGEMLAQPSGVLRASLPVDFAVTYMAPLITEFAKLYPSIVFDFDLTSRWVDLVSEPFDVAIRMGEPENSQLIARPLAALPAYLYASPRYLDRSGDPVKPADLAHHECLSIMKANTWTLHDGVNTTKISINSRFKLNSIGMICRLATLDMGIIMMLEKIVADDLANGRLQRVLPQWHGTPVSVYAVTETRLLPAKTQHFIKFLRERLGKV; from the coding sequence ATGGAATTTCTGAATGACATGGCCCTGTTTGTGGAAGTTGTTAAGGCCAAGAGCTTTCGCGGTGCTGCAGATATTATCGGAATGCCGAATTCAACCCTGTCGCGGCGAATCAGTATGCTGGAAAAGGCAATTGGGTTGCGCCTTTTGCACCGTACAACACGCAAGATTGAGTTAACCGAGGCTGGCCAGATTTACTATGAGCGTTGTAAGCGTATAGTCAATGAAGCCAAACTCGCGCATGAACAACTTGGTGAAATGCTCGCACAGCCCAGCGGCGTGCTACGCGCTTCGCTGCCTGTAGACTTTGCGGTGACCTACATGGCACCTTTGATCACCGAATTTGCAAAACTCTATCCGAGTATCGTCTTTGACTTCGATCTTACGTCACGGTGGGTCGATCTAGTAAGTGAGCCTTTCGATGTTGCAATCCGCATGGGAGAGCCAGAAAATTCGCAATTGATCGCGCGCCCACTAGCGGCGCTTCCTGCGTATCTTTACGCTTCACCTCGTTATCTTGACCGCTCTGGAGATCCTGTCAAGCCAGCCGATCTGGCGCATCATGAGTGTCTGAGCATCATGAAAGCCAATACGTGGACACTTCACGATGGAGTGAACACTACCAAAATTTCTATTAATAGTCGTTTCAAGCTCAACAGTATCGGTATGATTTGCCGCTTGGCAACTCTTGATATGGGCATCATCATGATGCTGGAAAAAATTGTCGCTGACGATCTCGCCAATGGACGATTGCAACGCGTACTCCCCCAATGGCATGGAACTCCGGTATCCGTTTATGCCGTTACGGAAACCCGGTTACTGCCTGCAAAAACACAGCACTTCATTAAGTTCTTACGGGAGCGCCTGGGCAAGGTGTAA
- a CDS encoding OsmC family protein, whose translation MMVDLNIKNIVNGINLEQSQIIYDQIKMGGGNDIAKPYCRATIVWDNGYHTTTCVNGSQMIIGDEPVRYGGEGMGVTPQDLLLTAVGHCLTATYIGGLSAARVNVESLRLHVSGRVNFRAAYAIESGNPGFEEIKIVVEIQTDAPQEEVTTLLKKLQLTAPIPDTILRPVPVHVEIHHHSESAI comes from the coding sequence ATGATGGTTGACTTAAATATCAAAAATATCGTCAATGGAATTAATCTTGAGCAATCTCAAATCATATACGATCAAATTAAAATGGGAGGAGGCAATGACATTGCCAAACCTTACTGCCGGGCAACAATTGTTTGGGATAACGGTTACCACACTACCACGTGCGTAAATGGCAGTCAGATGATCATCGGCGATGAACCGGTCCGCTACGGTGGAGAGGGCATGGGTGTTACACCGCAGGATCTTCTACTTACCGCGGTTGGCCATTGTCTCACTGCCACTTACATCGGCGGATTATCTGCTGCCCGAGTCAATGTGGAATCACTCCGGTTGCATGTCTCAGGGCGGGTGAATTTCCGAGCGGCTTATGCGATAGAGTCTGGTAATCCTGGATTTGAAGAAATAAAAATTGTCGTGGAGATACAAACTGATGCACCACAGGAAGAAGTAACCACGCTTTTGAAGAAACTACAGCTAACGGCCCCTATACCAGACACCATCCTACGTCCGGTTCCGGTTCATGTCGAAATTCATCACCATTCGGAGTCAGCGATTTAA
- a CDS encoding TetR/AcrR family transcriptional regulator produces the protein MSEKISVEEKILLTARRLFCRMGIHATGIAKIIEESGVSRRSLYTHYGSKENLLKAVFEAEAEIWFRWFDSELPAMKCSSVDRILALFDLMRDWFDSEDFYGCVFINAVAEHEKSNGWVQEVANSYREKISARFQTMVAECGVEDPQTVTEKLNLLIDGAIVTAMVTGNSDIARIGRMAAEDILNNTK, from the coding sequence GTGTCTGAAAAGATTTCTGTAGAGGAAAAAATACTGCTGACGGCGCGCCGTTTGTTTTGCCGCATGGGCATTCATGCCACGGGGATTGCCAAAATCATCGAAGAATCAGGAGTTTCCCGGCGTAGCCTCTATACCCACTACGGTTCGAAGGAAAATTTGCTAAAGGCCGTATTTGAGGCGGAAGCAGAGATATGGTTCCGCTGGTTCGATTCTGAGCTTCCAGCAATGAAGTGTTCTTCGGTCGACCGTATTCTGGCACTGTTCGACTTGATGCGAGACTGGTTCGACAGTGAAGATTTCTATGGTTGTGTATTTATCAATGCTGTGGCTGAACATGAAAAGAGCAATGGCTGGGTACAAGAAGTTGCCAATAGCTATAGGGAGAAAATCAGCGCCAGATTTCAGACAATGGTTGCGGAATGTGGTGTGGAGGATCCGCAGACGGTAACGGAAAAGCTAAATCTGCTGATCGATGGCGCCATCGTGACGGCGATGGTTACCGGAAATAGCGACATTGCGCGCATAGGCCGCATGGCTGCAGAGGATATTCTGAACAATACAAAATGA
- a CDS encoding carbonic anhydrase, whose translation MKTLKEELDTRLAAYDHWAQRRRHGPAGHNNRKLWVLACMDERLPIDEALGIHVDTPAGHGDAHCFRNAGGIVTDDAIRSAMLTCNFFGTKEIVIVQHTQCGMLSANATDLEKVFRDKGIDPDNIVLDPTLPEQKLEKGAFAKWIGMMDDVDETCMKTIEAFKNHPLIPKDVIISGWVWEVETRRLRAPTRDADKRARTDVTSAQFGVKGQQPPRWS comes from the coding sequence TTGAAAACTCTCAAAGAAGAATTGGATACACGCTTAGCTGCATATGATCACTGGGCACAACGTCGTCGTCATGGGCCGGCCGGGCATAATAACCGGAAGTTGTGGGTGCTTGCGTGCATGGACGAACGCTTACCAATAGATGAAGCGCTCGGTATCCATGTCGATACCCCAGCAGGTCATGGCGATGCGCACTGCTTCCGTAATGCCGGAGGAATTGTCACCGACGATGCAATTCGCTCTGCGATGCTAACTTGTAATTTTTTTGGCACTAAGGAAATTGTCATTGTGCAGCATACTCAATGCGGCATGTTATCTGCAAATGCGACTGATCTGGAAAAGGTTTTCCGAGATAAAGGAATCGATCCGGATAATATCGTATTGGATCCTACGCTGCCAGAGCAGAAGCTGGAGAAGGGAGCTTTTGCCAAGTGGATCGGAATGATGGACGACGTGGATGAAACCTGCATGAAAACCATCGAAGCATTTAAAAATCATCCTCTCATTCCCAAGGATGTAATCATTAGCGGTTGGGTCTGGGAAGTTGAGACACGCCGGTTGAGAGCCCCAACGCGAGATGCCGATAAACGGGCCAGGACTGATGTTACTTCAGCGCAATTCGGTGTCAAAGGCCAACAGCCACCTCGTTGGAGCTAA
- a CDS encoding methyltransferase domain-containing protein: MAGYVGDVAIPYDQNIGPVLFEHYGYEIARRTAERALRDVLEVAAGTGIVTRKLRNVLAQDTQLTAIDISESMLDVARKKFHPHEQVTFQNADATELPFKDEMFDAIVCQFGVMFFDKASAFRETYRTLRHGGRYLFNVWDSEHYNPFASLSFEVLKQFFPSDTPKFLFDPVSCHEIDPIKEMLIRSGFERIVISIQQREHEIPDVLAFARGLIFSPVIFEIRERGGTDPEKIVETFAEALIKKYGSNPTRYPMQAILFEAEKT; the protein is encoded by the coding sequence ATGGCTGGCTATGTTGGTGATGTCGCAATTCCTTATGATCAAAATATTGGTCCAGTTTTGTTCGAACACTATGGATATGAAATTGCACGGCGTACCGCAGAAAGAGCACTCCGAGATGTACTCGAAGTTGCTGCTGGTACGGGTATAGTGACTCGTAAATTACGTAATGTCCTCGCCCAGGACACACAATTGACTGCAATCGATATTAGTGAATCCATGTTGGATGTTGCTCGGAAAAAATTCCATCCTCATGAGCAGGTAACATTTCAAAACGCTGACGCTACTGAGCTACCATTTAAAGATGAAATGTTCGATGCAATCGTCTGTCAGTTTGGGGTGATGTTCTTTGATAAAGCATCAGCTTTTCGTGAAACGTATCGAACGTTAAGACATGGGGGACGCTACCTGTTTAATGTCTGGGATTCGGAACATTATAATCCATTTGCCAGTTTAAGTTTTGAAGTTCTCAAACAATTCTTTCCGTCGGACACGCCCAAATTCCTGTTTGATCCCGTGTCCTGTCATGAAATCGACCCTATCAAAGAGATGCTCATTCGTTCAGGCTTTGAACGTATAGTGATTTCCATTCAGCAACGAGAACACGAAATTCCGGACGTTTTGGCCTTCGCGCGTGGATTGATATTCAGTCCTGTCATCTTTGAAATAAGAGAGCGTGGCGGCACTGATCCTGAGAAGATAGTCGAAACATTTGCAGAAGCCTTAATAAAAAAATATGGATCAAACCCTACTCGCTATCCGATGCAAGCAATATTATTTGAAGCGGAAAAAACATAG
- a CDS encoding NAD(P)/FAD-dependent oxidoreductase, whose protein sequence is MKISNAYDVTVIGAGPAGLSAAYELTKVGLTPLVLERTPAVGDVWRNHYDGLRLNTGRFFSGLPGSKFPRSAGAWPTREEVVHLLETFPARGGFTVQTGIKIDRVDYDRSHDIWLVTSDDNRQFESRAIVMAIGTCRIPVIPEWIGKETFPGKIIHSSKFKRAQDYAGKRVLVIGSGNSAAEIASRLTEHASSVTMSVRTAPYLLPKSICGIPIVGIGIWLRYLPDRLVDTLLNFLQRWMVGDLTPYGLPYPVMSLTKQYAINNVVPILYGPFADDIRAGRIKIVGSIQKISGRTVHVLNTVRAARNNDNTMTTLEPDVIVAGTGFHTGIRELVQIHGIVDERGRSKISGDQEFKEAPRLYFIGQINPLSGQLREIRIEAGRIARKIRRQLGVK, encoded by the coding sequence ATGAAAATCAGCAATGCTTATGATGTGACAGTAATCGGTGCAGGTCCGGCAGGATTATCGGCGGCATATGAATTGACAAAAGTGGGGCTAACGCCCTTGGTATTGGAACGCACTCCCGCTGTAGGTGATGTCTGGCGCAATCATTATGATGGTCTGCGCCTCAACACGGGCCGTTTCTTTTCGGGATTACCTGGCAGTAAATTTCCGCGGTCTGCCGGAGCATGGCCTACGCGCGAAGAGGTCGTGCATCTACTCGAAACTTTTCCTGCCCGAGGTGGTTTTACCGTACAGACTGGAATTAAAATCGATAGAGTCGACTATGATCGTAGCCATGATATCTGGCTGGTCACCAGCGATGATAATCGGCAATTTGAGTCACGTGCAATTGTTATGGCGATTGGCACTTGTCGCATTCCGGTGATTCCCGAATGGATAGGGAAAGAAACCTTTCCAGGAAAAATCATTCATTCTTCAAAATTCAAACGGGCGCAGGACTATGCAGGAAAGCGTGTGCTAGTAATCGGTAGCGGCAATTCCGCGGCTGAAATTGCCAGTAGGCTGACTGAACACGCAAGTTCGGTAACAATGTCTGTTAGAACAGCTCCATACCTTCTACCCAAAAGTATTTGTGGTATTCCGATCGTAGGGATAGGAATATGGTTAAGATATTTACCGGATAGACTGGTAGACACTTTGTTGAATTTCCTGCAACGCTGGATGGTAGGTGATTTGACACCGTATGGCTTACCCTATCCGGTCATGTCCCTTACTAAGCAATACGCTATAAATAACGTAGTACCGATTTTATACGGGCCTTTCGCAGATGATATCCGTGCTGGCCGGATCAAAATTGTCGGATCGATACAGAAAATTTCAGGGCGAACAGTACATGTTCTGAACACCGTTAGAGCAGCACGGAACAATGATAATACCATGACGACGCTGGAGCCAGATGTGATTGTTGCTGGAACCGGTTTTCATACCGGAATCCGTGAACTTGTTCAGATACATGGAATTGTTGACGAGAGGGGCAGGTCCAAAATTTCCGGTGATCAGGAATTTAAAGAAGCGCCTCGCCTTTATTTTATAGGTCAAATCAACCCTCTTAGTGGGCAATTGCGGGAAATTCGTATCGAAGCTGGCAGAATTGCCAGAAAGATCAGGAGGCAACTAGGAGTGAAGTAG